A stretch of Candidatus Binatia bacterium DNA encodes these proteins:
- a CDS encoding P-II family nitrogen regulator, with product MKKVEAIIKPFKLDEVKEALSGVGVQGITVSEVKGFGRQRGHTELYRGAEYVVDFLPKVKLEVIVKEDQVEPVVEAITAAARTGRIGDGKIFVTTVDEVVRIRTGETGESAL from the coding sequence ATGAAAAAGGTCGAAGCAATCATCAAGCCCTTCAAGCTCGACGAAGTGAAGGAAGCCCTTAGCGGCGTCGGAGTGCAGGGCATCACCGTCAGCGAGGTCAAGGGATTCGGCCGCCAGCGCGGCCACACCGAACTGTACCGCGGCGCCGAGTACGTCGTGGACTTCCTGCCCAAAGTGAAGCTCGAGGTCATCGTCAAGGAAGACCAGGTCGAGCCCGTCGTCGAAGCGATCACCGCCGCCGCCCGCACCGGCCGCATCGGTGATGGAAAGATCTTCGTTACGACGGTAGATGAGGTTGTTCGAATCCGAACCGGTGAGACCGGAGAGTCGGCGCTCTGA